Proteins encoded within one genomic window of Balaenoptera ricei isolate mBalRic1 chromosome 10, mBalRic1.hap2, whole genome shotgun sequence:
- the ASIC1 gene encoding acid-sensing ion channel 1 isoform X1, with translation MPIQIFCSVSFSSGEEAPGPLGDIWGPHQRQQRDNSESEEEGEEKEKEAERKGARERDLPMDLVAFANSCTLHGASHIFVEGGPGPRQALWAAAFILALGAFLCQVGDRVAYYLSYPHVTLLDEVATTELAFPAVTLCNTNAVRLSQLSYPDLLYLAPMLGLDESDDPGVPLAPPGPEAFSGEPFNLHRFYNRSCHRLEDMLLYCSYCGGPCGPHNFSVVFTRYGKCYTFNSGRDGRPRLKTMKGGTGNGLEIMLDIQQDEYLPVWGETDETSFEAGIKVQIHSQDEPPFIDQLGFGVAPGFQTFVACQEQRLIYLPPPWGTCKAVTMDLDFFDSYSITACRIDCETRYLVENCNCRMVHMPGDAPYCTPEQYKECADPALDFLVEKDQEYCVCEMPCNLTRYGKELSMVKIPSKASAKYLAKKFNKSEQYIGENILVLDIFFEVLNYETIEQKKAYEIAGLLGDIGGQMGLFIGASILTVLELFDYAYEVIKHKLCRRGKCQKEAKRSSADKGVALSLDDVKRHNPCESLRGHPAGMTYAANILPHHPARGTFEDFTC, from the exons ATGCCCATTCAGATCTTCTGCTCTGTGTCATTCTCCTCTGGAGAGGAGGCCCCAGGGCCCTTGGGAGATATTTGGGGTCCCCACCAGCGGCAACAGCGGGACAACTCAGAAtcagaagaggagggagaagagaaggaaaaggaggcagagaggaagggggcCAGAGAGAGGGACTTACCGATGGACTTGGTGGCCTTTGCCAACAGCTGCACCCTTCATGGAGCCAGCCACATCTTTGTGGAAGGGGGTCCAGGGCCACGGCAGGCCCTGTGGGCAGCGGCCTTTATCCTGGCACTGGGTGCCTTCTTGTGCCAGGTCGGGGATCGAGTTGCCTATTACCTCAGCTACCCACATGTGACTCTGCTAGATGAAGTGGCCACGACGGAGCTGGCCTTCCCGGCGGTCACCCTCTGCAACACCAATGCCGTGCGGCTCTCCCAGCTCAGCTACCCCGACTTGCTCTACCTGGCCCCCATGCTGGGGCTGGATGAAAGCGATGACCCCGGGGTGCCCCTCGCCCCACCGGGGCCCGAGGCCTTCTCTGGGGAGCCCTTTAACCTGCACCGCTTCTACAATCGCTCCTGCCACCGGCTGGAGGACATGCTGCTCTATTGCTCCTACTGCGGGGGGCCCTGTGGCCCTCACAACTTCTCAGTG GTCTTCACACGgtatggaaagtgctacacgttCAACTCTGGCCGAGATGGGCGTCCCAGGCTGAAGACCATGAAGGGTGGGACGGGCAATGGGCTGGAGATCATGCTGGACATTCAGCAGGACGAGTACCTGCCCGTGTGGGGGGAGACCG ATGAGACGTCCTTCGAAGCGGGCATCAAAGTGCAGATCCACAGTCAGGATGAACCTCCCTTCATCGACCAGCTGGGCTTTGGTGTAGCCCCAGGGTTCCAGACCTttgtggcctgtcaagagcagcgG CTCATCTACCTGCCCCCGCCCTGGGGCACCTGCAAAGCTGTTACCATGGACTTGGATTTCTTCGACTCCTACAGCATTACCGCCTGCCGCATCGACTGTGAGACCCGCTACCTGGTGGAGAACTGTAACTGCCGCATGGTGCACATGCCAG GGGATGCCCCATACTGCACTCCAGAGCAGTACAAGGAGTGTGCAGATCCTGCCCTGG acttcctggtggagaagGACCAGGAGTACTGTGTGTGTGAAATGCCCTGCAACTTGACTCGCTATGGCAAGGAGCTGTCCATGGTCAAGATTCCCAGCAAAGCATCAGCCAAGTACCTGGCCAAGAAGTTCAACAAGTCTGAGCAGTACATAGG GGAGAACATCCTGGTGCTGGACATTTTCTTTGAAGTCCTCAACTATGAGACCATTGAGCAGAAGAAGGCCTATGAGATCGCAGGACTCCTGG GTGACATTGGAGGCCAGATGGGTCTGTTCATCGGGGCCAGCATCCTGACTGTGCTGGAGCTCTTCGACTACGCCTACGAG gTGATAAAACACAAGCTGTGCAGACGAGGGAAGTGCCAGAAGGAGGCCAAACGGAGCAGCGCGGACAAGGGCGTGGCCCTCAGCCTGGATGACGTCAAAAGACAC AACCCGTGTGAGAGCCTCCGGGGCCATCCTGCCGGGATGACGTATGCTGCCAACATCCTACCTCACCATCCGGCCCGAGGCACTTTTGAGGACTTTACCTGCTGA
- the ASIC1 gene encoding acid-sensing ion channel 1 isoform X3: MKGGTGNGLEIMLDIQQDEYLPVWGETDETSFEAGIKVQIHSQDEPPFIDQLGFGVAPGFQTFVACQEQRQLIYLPPPWGTCKAVTMDLDFFDSYSITACRIDCETRYLVENCNCRMVHMPGDAPYCTPEQYKECADPALDFLVEKDQEYCVCEMPCNLTRYGKELSMVKIPSKASAKYLAKKFNKSEQYIGENILVLDIFFEVLNYETIEQKKAYEIAGLLGDIGGQMGLFIGASILTVLELFDYAYEVIKHKLCRRGKCQKEAKRSSADKGVALSLDDVKRHNPCESLRGHPAGMTYAANILPHHPARGTFEDFTC; encoded by the exons ATGAAGGGTGGGACGGGCAATGGGCTGGAGATCATGCTGGACATTCAGCAGGACGAGTACCTGCCCGTGTGGGGGGAGACCG ATGAGACGTCCTTCGAAGCGGGCATCAAAGTGCAGATCCACAGTCAGGATGAACCTCCCTTCATCGACCAGCTGGGCTTTGGTGTAGCCCCAGGGTTCCAGACCTttgtggcctgtcaagagcagcgG CAGCTCATCTACCTGCCCCCGCCCTGGGGCACCTGCAAAGCTGTTACCATGGACTTGGATTTCTTCGACTCCTACAGCATTACCGCCTGCCGCATCGACTGTGAGACCCGCTACCTGGTGGAGAACTGTAACTGCCGCATGGTGCACATGCCAG GGGATGCCCCATACTGCACTCCAGAGCAGTACAAGGAGTGTGCAGATCCTGCCCTGG acttcctggtggagaagGACCAGGAGTACTGTGTGTGTGAAATGCCCTGCAACTTGACTCGCTATGGCAAGGAGCTGTCCATGGTCAAGATTCCCAGCAAAGCATCAGCCAAGTACCTGGCCAAGAAGTTCAACAAGTCTGAGCAGTACATAGG GGAGAACATCCTGGTGCTGGACATTTTCTTTGAAGTCCTCAACTATGAGACCATTGAGCAGAAGAAGGCCTATGAGATCGCAGGACTCCTGG GTGACATTGGAGGCCAGATGGGTCTGTTCATCGGGGCCAGCATCCTGACTGTGCTGGAGCTCTTCGACTACGCCTACGAG gTGATAAAACACAAGCTGTGCAGACGAGGGAAGTGCCAGAAGGAGGCCAAACGGAGCAGCGCGGACAAGGGCGTGGCCCTCAGCCTGGATGACGTCAAAAGACAC AACCCGTGTGAGAGCCTCCGGGGCCATCCTGCCGGGATGACGTATGCTGCCAACATCCTACCTCACCATCCGGCCCGAGGCACTTTTGAGGACTTTACCTGCTGA
- the SMARCD1 gene encoding SWI/SNF-related matrix-associated actin-dependent regulator of chromatin subfamily D member 1 isoform X1, whose product MAARAGFQSVAPSGGAGASGGAGAAAALGPGGTPGPPVRMGPAPGQGLYRSPMPGAAYPRPGMLPGSRMTPQGPSMGPPGYGGNPSVRPGLAQSGMDQSRKRPAPQQIQQVQQQAVQNRNHNAKKKKMADKILPQRIRELVPESQAYMDLLAFERKLDQTIMRKRLDIQEALKRPIKQKRKLRIFISNTFNPAKSDAEDGEGTVASWELRVEGRLLEDSALSKYDATKQKRKFSSFFKSLVIELDKDLYGPDNHLVEPPQFKLDPRLARLLGIHTQTRPVIIQALWQYIKTHKLQDPHEREFVICDKYLQQIFESQRMKFSEIPQRLHALLMPPEPIIINHVISVDPNDQKKTACYDIDVEVDDTLKTQMNSFLLSTASQQEIATLDNKIHETIETINQLKTQREFMLSFARDPQGFINDWLQSQCRDLKTMTDVVGNPEEERRAEFYFQPWAQEAVCRYFYSKVQQRRQELEQALGIRNT is encoded by the exons ATGGCGGCCCGGGCGGGTTTCCAGTCTGTGGCTCCGAGCGGCGGCGCCGGAGCCTCAGGAGGGGCGGGCGCGGCGGCTGCTCTGGGTCCGGGCGGGACTCCGGGGCCTCCGGTGCGAATGGGCCCGGCGCCGGGTCAAGGGCTGTACCGCTCCCCGATGCCCGGAGCGGCCTATCCG AGACCAGGTATGCTACCAGGCAGCCGAATGACACCTCAGGGACCTTCCATGGGACCCCCTGGCTATGGGGGGAACCCTTCAGTCCGACCTGGCCTGGCCCAGTCAGGGATGGACCAGTCCCGCAAGAGACCTGCGCCTCAGCAGATCCAGCAGGTCCAGCAGCAGGCGGTCCAAAATCGGAACCACAA tgcaaagaaaaagaagatggcTGACAAAATTCTACCTCAAAGG ATTCGTGAACTGGTACCAGAATCCCAGGCCTATATGGATCTCTTGGCTTTTGAAAGGAAACTGGACCAGACTATCATGAGGAAACGACTAGATATCCAGGAGGCCTTGAAACGTCCCATCAAG CAAAAACGGAAGCTGcgaattttcatttctaacactTTCAATCCGGCTAAGTCAGATGCCGAGGATGGGGAAGGGACGGTGGCTTCCTGGGAGCTTCGGGTAGAAGGACGGCTCCTGGAGGAT tCAGCCTTGTCCAAATATGATGCCACCAAACAAAAGAGgaagttctcttctttttttaagtccTTGGTGATCGAGCTGGACAAAGACCTGTATGGGCCAGATAACCATCTGGTGGAA CCTCCTCAGTTCAAACTAGACCCTCGTCTGGCCCGGCTGCTGGGCATCCACACCCAGACCCGTCCGGTGATCATTCAAGCACTGTGGCAATATATTAAGACGCATAAGCTCCAGGACCCACATGAGCGGGAGTTTGTCATCTGTGACAAGTACCTCCAGCAG ATCTTTGAGTCTCAACGTATGAAGTTTTCAGAGATCCCCCAACGGCTCCACGCCTTGCTTATGCCACCAGAGCCCATCATCATCAATCATGTCATCAG TGTTGACCCGAATGATCAGAAAAAGACAGCTTGTTATGACATTGATGTGGAAGTGGATGATACCTTGAAGACCCAGATGAATTCTTTTCTGCTGTCTACTGCCAGCCAGCAGGAGATTGCTACTCTAGACAACAAG aTCCATGAGACAATAGAAACTATCAATCAGCTGAAGACCCAGCGAGAGTTCATGCTGAGCTTTGCCAGAGACCCTCAGGGTTTCATCAATGACTGGCTTCAGTCCCAGTGCCGGGACCTCAAG ACCATGACTGATGTGGTGGGTAACCCAGAGGAAGAGCGCCGAGCTGAGTTCTACTTCCAGCCTTGGGCACAGGAGGCCGTGTGCCGATACTTCTACTCCAAG GTGCAGCAGAGACGACAAGAATTAGAGCAAGCCCTGGGAATCCGAAATACATAG
- the SMARCD1 gene encoding SWI/SNF-related matrix-associated actin-dependent regulator of chromatin subfamily D member 1 isoform X2, translating into MAARAGFQSVAPSGGAGASGGAGAAAALGPGGTPGPPVRMGPAPGQGLYRSPMPGAAYPRPGMLPGSRMTPQGPSMGPPGYGGNPSVRPGLAQSGMDQSRKRPAPQQIQQVQQQAVQNRNHNAKKKKMADKILPQRIRELVPESQAYMDLLAFERKLDQTIMRKRLDIQEALKRPIKQKRKLRIFISNTFNPAKSDAEDGEGTVASWELRVEGRLLEDSALSKYDATKQKRKFSSFFKSLVIELDKDLYGPDNHLVEWHRTATTQETDGFQVKRPGDVNVRCTVLLMLDYQPPQFKLDPRLARLLGIHTQTRPVIIQALWQYIKTHKLQDPHEREFVICDKYLQQIFESQRMKFSEIPQRLHALLMPPEPIIINHVISVDPNDQKKTACYDIDVEVDDTLKTQMNSFLLSTASQQEIATLDNKIHETIETINQLKTQREFMLSFARDPQGFINDWLQSQCRDLKTMTDVVGNPEEERRAEFYFQPWAQEAVCRYFYSKVQQRRQELEQALGIRNT; encoded by the exons ATGGCGGCCCGGGCGGGTTTCCAGTCTGTGGCTCCGAGCGGCGGCGCCGGAGCCTCAGGAGGGGCGGGCGCGGCGGCTGCTCTGGGTCCGGGCGGGACTCCGGGGCCTCCGGTGCGAATGGGCCCGGCGCCGGGTCAAGGGCTGTACCGCTCCCCGATGCCCGGAGCGGCCTATCCG AGACCAGGTATGCTACCAGGCAGCCGAATGACACCTCAGGGACCTTCCATGGGACCCCCTGGCTATGGGGGGAACCCTTCAGTCCGACCTGGCCTGGCCCAGTCAGGGATGGACCAGTCCCGCAAGAGACCTGCGCCTCAGCAGATCCAGCAGGTCCAGCAGCAGGCGGTCCAAAATCGGAACCACAA tgcaaagaaaaagaagatggcTGACAAAATTCTACCTCAAAGG ATTCGTGAACTGGTACCAGAATCCCAGGCCTATATGGATCTCTTGGCTTTTGAAAGGAAACTGGACCAGACTATCATGAGGAAACGACTAGATATCCAGGAGGCCTTGAAACGTCCCATCAAG CAAAAACGGAAGCTGcgaattttcatttctaacactTTCAATCCGGCTAAGTCAGATGCCGAGGATGGGGAAGGGACGGTGGCTTCCTGGGAGCTTCGGGTAGAAGGACGGCTCCTGGAGGAT tCAGCCTTGTCCAAATATGATGCCACCAAACAAAAGAGgaagttctcttctttttttaagtccTTGGTGATCGAGCTGGACAAAGACCTGTATGGGCCAGATAACCATCTGGTGGAA TGGCACAGGACCGCCACTACCCAGGAGACAGATGGCTTCCAGGTGAAGCGGCCAGGAGACGTGAATGTACGGTGTACTGTCCTGCTGATGCTGGATTACCAG CCTCCTCAGTTCAAACTAGACCCTCGTCTGGCCCGGCTGCTGGGCATCCACACCCAGACCCGTCCGGTGATCATTCAAGCACTGTGGCAATATATTAAGACGCATAAGCTCCAGGACCCACATGAGCGGGAGTTTGTCATCTGTGACAAGTACCTCCAGCAG ATCTTTGAGTCTCAACGTATGAAGTTTTCAGAGATCCCCCAACGGCTCCACGCCTTGCTTATGCCACCAGAGCCCATCATCATCAATCATGTCATCAG TGTTGACCCGAATGATCAGAAAAAGACAGCTTGTTATGACATTGATGTGGAAGTGGATGATACCTTGAAGACCCAGATGAATTCTTTTCTGCTGTCTACTGCCAGCCAGCAGGAGATTGCTACTCTAGACAACAAG aTCCATGAGACAATAGAAACTATCAATCAGCTGAAGACCCAGCGAGAGTTCATGCTGAGCTTTGCCAGAGACCCTCAGGGTTTCATCAATGACTGGCTTCAGTCCCAGTGCCGGGACCTCAAG ACCATGACTGATGTGGTGGGTAACCCAGAGGAAGAGCGCCGAGCTGAGTTCTACTTCCAGCCTTGGGCACAGGAGGCCGTGTGCCGATACTTCTACTCCAAG GTGCAGCAGAGACGACAAGAATTAGAGCAAGCCCTGGGAATCCGAAATACATAG